From one Eptesicus fuscus isolate TK198812 chromosome 21, DD_ASM_mEF_20220401, whole genome shotgun sequence genomic stretch:
- the CNEP1R1 gene encoding nuclear envelope phosphatase-regulatory subunit 1 isoform X1, with protein sequence MNSLEQAEDLKAFERRLTEYIHCLQPATGRWRMLLIVVSVCTATGAWNWLIDPETQKVSFLTSLWNHPFFTISCITLIGLFFAGIHKRVVAPSIIAARCRTILAEYNMSCDDTGKLILKPRPHVQ encoded by the exons ATGAACTCGCTGGAGCAGGCGGAAG ATCTCAAGGCTTTCGAGAGGAGACTCACTGAATATATTCATTGTTTGCAACCTGCCACTGGACGCTGGAGAA TGCTTCTTATAGTGGTATCTGTCTGTACAGCTACTGGTGCCTGGAACTGGTTAATAGATCCCGAGACACAAAAG GTGTCCTTCCTCACGTCCTTATGGAATCACCCGTTTTTCACCATTAGCTGCATCACTCTCATAGGCCTGTTCTTCGCCGGAATACACAAGCGAGTGGTTGCTCCCTCCAT TATAGCTGCGCGATGTCGAACTATATTAGCAGAGTACAACATGTCTTGTGATGAC ACAGGAAAACTGATTCTGAAACCGAGGCCTCATGTTCAGTGA
- the CNEP1R1 gene encoding nuclear envelope phosphatase-regulatory subunit 1 isoform X2 — MNSLEQAEVLLIVVSVCTATGAWNWLIDPETQKVSFLTSLWNHPFFTISCITLIGLFFAGIHKRVVAPSIIAARCRTILAEYNMSCDDTGKLILKPRPHVQ; from the exons ATGAACTCGCTGGAGCAGGCGGAAG TGCTTCTTATAGTGGTATCTGTCTGTACAGCTACTGGTGCCTGGAACTGGTTAATAGATCCCGAGACACAAAAG GTGTCCTTCCTCACGTCCTTATGGAATCACCCGTTTTTCACCATTAGCTGCATCACTCTCATAGGCCTGTTCTTCGCCGGAATACACAAGCGAGTGGTTGCTCCCTCCAT TATAGCTGCGCGATGTCGAACTATATTAGCAGAGTACAACATGTCTTGTGATGAC ACAGGAAAACTGATTCTGAAACCGAGGCCTCATGTTCAGTGA